Part of the Candidozyma auris chromosome 4, complete sequence genome, GAAGTGACTCGTCCTACAACTTATCTGAATTGAAGATCAGAGGCACATTAGTCACACAGGTGAACGCCAAAAGTGACCCTAGCTCGCAAGAGATTATAAGTAAGATTGCCATCTGCCCTACCTCAGAATTTTTCGTGACGGGCTCAGAGGATGGTAAACTCAAAATTTGGGATATCACGAAATTAGACAAGAACTTCATGTCGAAGAGTCCCAGCATCAGCACTGATCTCAAAAGTGCTGTCACTGATATTGTATTTTTGCCTCATCGCTTTGTTTTCGCTGTTGGTACAAATGACGGTAACATCCATTTATATCGTTTGCTTGTCACGAGGAAtaagaacaagaagatcacaaAATATGCGAAGCTCTACAAGAATCGTATGTTCAGTATGAAAGATGGCTTCGCTGTCAAGATCCAGTTTGCAAGTACTCAGGTCAAGTCGCTCTGTATTGCTATTACAAGTACCTGCAAGATCATTGCCTTTGACATCATTACCCTGGAGATATATTTCGACCTACAAAATCCATTAATTCATGGTGTTCCATCAGCGATTATTGTTGCCAAAAACGCAACGTGGACTCTTGTGGGAACAAGTGACGGCGTGTTGTGCTTGTGGGATCTTCGTTTTGATGCCCTTGTTCGCTCTTGGAGGGTCACTCTTGACGCTATTGTGCAAAAGAACgcaatcaagaagctcatggTCATACCAGCCAGCTCGAGACTTACCGAAAAAACATCTAGTCACACATATTTTGCGATGATCGGTGGGCTGAACGAGGCGGACACAACTATCTGGGAGATTCCATCCTTCGAGTGTCGTGAAGTTTATACTGCTGATACGGAGAGCCCacagatcaagaaatatgctcttcaagagaTCAAGCTGCAAAAAGACATCGATTTGAATGAGCTTTTCGCTGATTTTGCTCTTCACCTTGAGAAGCCGATCGACGCTAGTCCTATTACCCTCGACTACGTACATAGAAGTGGCGCACATCCACACAATGACGGATATTTCATCCAAACGACCAGTGATAATCGTGTACTTGTGTGGGATTTGGAGGATATCAAGGCTTCTGTGCTGGTTTTTGATAAAGATCACACCTTCAGCAAGACAAAGGTGAATTCGAGACTCAGCGTTGCACACGAACAGAGTACAGGGCAGGGTAGAAAGAAACAAGCATTGAACATTCCACGTTACGATGCCATCACAGGGCTCGCTGTGATACAAAGAGCACCACCGATGATAGTGGCGGTGGAAAGAAACGGCACCATCAGTATCTACAGGTGAGACAAATTTGTAAGAAATATTTCTCCGAGGTGCTGAGTATGTTGTGCGCAAATGTCATGCAGAAAACGATCGTTCCACACGATGGAGTTTTAGCACAGACTGCATCAACTTCACAGTTCTTTGTTGCGAATGCTCATCAGTTTCCGTTTATCGATTTTGCGCTCCATATCATAACCAGAGGTTTTTTGCAGCATGCCCTTCGACGACACTCTCGGAATGCAGATCGCCTTGGAAGAGGCTCAAAGAAGTAAGTTAATTGTCTCAGCTTATAGTTCGAATTCTCACTAACTTTCAGGCTTTGAGACCGGCGGAGTTCCCATCGGAGGTGCTCTTATTCATGAGGATGGCACCATTTTGAGCAGGGGCCACAACCAGAGGTTCCAGAAAGATTCTGCCACATTGCACGGAGAAATAGACACCTTAGAGAAAGCCGGTCGTTTACCTGGTAGCGTCTACAAGAAATGCACCATGTATACGACGTTGTCGCCGTGTGATATGTGCTCCGGAGCGTGTATTTTATACGGGGTGAAGAGAGTTGTCATTGGCGAGAACGAGAACTTTGTTGGTGCCGAAGAGTTGCTTCGTCTGAAGGGCATCGAGGTTGTCGTGATGGACGACTCCAAGTGcaaagagttgatgaaacGCTTCATCACCGAACGCCCTTCTGACTGGAACGAAGACATTGGGGTGTGATACTCATCGAGCACTTGGCCTT contains:
- the FCA1 gene encoding cytosine deaminase, which encodes MPFDDTLGMQIALEEAQRSFETGGVPIGGALIHEDGTILSRGHNQRFQKDSATLHGEIDTLEKAGRLPGSVYKKCTMYTTLSPCDMCSGACILYGVKRVVIGENENFVGAEELLRSKGIEVVVMDDSKCKELMKRFITERPSDWNEDIGV